The Lycium barbarum isolate Lr01 chromosome 10, ASM1917538v2, whole genome shotgun sequence genome includes a region encoding these proteins:
- the LOC132614935 gene encoding BAG family molecular chaperone regulator 5, mitochondrial — MKSSSRNSFSSATTVTYFSENDKSTPKVIQIPIQSPPVNEPAKNNAAIKIQSAYRSHIIRTLVKKISAVDSEANYLQRLIQRQDTVDAVRSSERERIRMNEALMGLLLRLDSVPGVDPRVRELRREVSHRIVGLQEILDAVSDTKIQNWDGYLMDWDDVVERMEMEVCKERGGGNELETFCAEHLGFRCLQRFLRDQ, encoded by the exons ATGAAGTCTTCTAGCAGAAACAGCTTTTCCTCTGCCACCACCGTTACCTACTTTTCAGAAAATGACAAATCAACCCCAAAAGTTATCCAAATTCCTATTCAGTCCCCGCCTGTAAATGAACCAGCAAAAAACAATGCTGCTATTAAGATACAGTCAGCTTATAGGTCTCATATAATTCGAACCCTTGTAAAGAAGATCTCAGCCGTTGATTCTGAAGCCAATTATTTACAACGTCTTATCCAACGACAG GACACAGTTGATGCCGTAAGGTCTAGTGAACGAGAGAGAATCAGGATGAACGAGGCACTAATGGGTCTGTTATTGAGATTAGACTCAGTGCCAGGAGTTGATCCAAGAGTCAGGGAGCTTAGACGAGAAGTGAGCCACCGGATCGTGGGGTTGCAAGAGATATTAGATGCTGTTTCTGACACTAAGATTCAAAACTGGGATGGATATTTGATGGACTGGGATGATGTTGTAGAGAGGATGGAAATGGAGGTATGCAAAGAGAGAGGCGGCGGGAATGAATTGGAGACGTTTTGTGCTGAGCATTTGGGTTTTCGGTGCCTACAAAGGTTTCTCCGTGACCAATGA